Proteins encoded within one genomic window of Bacillus sp. F19:
- a CDS encoding RicAFT regulatory complex protein RicA family protein: protein MSLYTKEEIVAKARELAQMVADTKEVEFFKKAEAQINENQKIREKVASIKSLQKQAVNFQHYSKQEALKQVEDKIDKIQEELDELPIIQEFKESQIEVNDLLQLIAVTISNHVTDEIIRTTGGDLLSGETGSKLNNSPGSACH from the coding sequence ATGTCATTATATACTAAAGAAGAAATTGTAGCAAAAGCACGTGAATTAGCACAAATGGTTGCTGATACCAAAGAAGTTGAGTTTTTCAAAAAAGCGGAAGCTCAAATCAATGAGAATCAAAAAATCCGTGAAAAAGTAGCAAGTATTAAAAGTCTTCAAAAACAGGCTGTTAACTTCCAGCATTACAGCAAGCAGGAAGCATTAAAGCAGGTAGAAGATAAAATTGATAAAATTCAGGAAGAATTGGATGAACTTCCAATCATTCAGGAATTTAAAGAATCTCAAATTGAAGTGAACGATTTGCTTCAATTGATTGCAGTCACGATCTCAAACCATGTGACAGACGAAATTATCCGCACAACCGGCGGAGATCTGTTAAGCGGTGAAACGGGTTCAAAACTAAATAATTCTCCAGGGTCAGCATGTCACTAA